The Pseudomonas bijieensis DNA window GGTTTCGGCGGGTTTGAGCAGTTCGCCGTAGTACATCGGGCAAATGGGGAAGTGGTGTTCGTAGTGCTCGACATAGAAGCGGCCATGGGCGGCATCGAAGCGCAGTTTCAAGGTGCCTTCCTGCAACGCCACGCCGTAGTCGCTGCCCAGGAACGGCAGCAACAACTGGCCCTCCATCAGCGGGTCCGGGGAGTGCCACTGGATGTCGAAGAATTCACCGTAAGGGCTCAGGCGGCCCCATTCGAGCAAATCCAGCCACCAGGGATTGTCATTGCCGCCAACGGCCATGTGATTGGAAACGATGTCGAGGATCAAGCCCATCCGGTGCTCGCGCAAGGCTGCGACCAGGCGCTTGAGCGCTGCTTCGCCGCCAAGCTCGGGGTTGACCAGGGTCGGGTCGACGACATCGTAGCCGTGCATCGAGCCGGCCCGGGCCTTGAGCAGTGGCGAGGCATAGATATGGCTGATGCCCAGCGCGGCGAAGTACGGCACCTGGGGGATGGCATCGTCCAGGGTGAAGCCTTTATGAAACTGCAGGCGCAATGTTGCCCGCAGGGGTTGGATCAATGTCTGCTTCATCGGTCACGCTCGTTCGCCTGAAGTCTGGCACAGGCGAGTATTTCCAGACGCCGGGCGGCGTCCGGGTCATCCAGTAACGCCTGGCTTTGCTGGGTCAGGCGGCGGCGCCAATTGGGGTGGGTGTCGATGGTGCCCGGCAGGTTCGCCTGTTCCTCGATGCCCAGGGCGTCTTCGAGAGGCAGCAACACCAGCGGCGCGCGGGTGTGGCCGAGGAAGCGCACGCTGGCATCCAGTACCTGGTCGGTTTCGCGGTGTTCCTCGCGAAAGTTCTGCGGATCCTGGTTCAGTACCTGGCGCAGGCCTTCACGTTCGCGCTCGCGGTGTTTGCGCCAGTCCATTTCGGTGTGGGAATCGATCAGGTCCAGCCGGGCGTTCCAGTCGATGTCGTGACCGTGCCACCAGCCATTGAGCGTTGGCAAGTCATGGGTGCTGGTGGTTGCCAGGGCATTGTCCGGCCAATCGAGGATTGGCTTGAAGTGGGTGTTGTCCTGTTCGAACAACAGCACGCGCATGCCCAGGATCGAGCGGGCGCTGAGTTTTTCCCGCAGGCCATCTGGCACGGTGCCAAGGTCTTCGCCGAGCACAATGGCTTGGTGACGATGGGATTCGAGTGCCAGCAGGCGCAGCAGGTCGTCTACCGGGTAATACAGGTAGGCGCCATCGGAGGGTGGGGCGTCGTTAGGAATCACCCAGAGCCGTTGCAAGCCCATGACATGATCGATGCGCAAGCCGCCGGCGTGGGCGAAGTTGGCCCGCAACATTTCAATGAATGCGCGAAAGCCGTTACGCACCAGGCCTTCCGGGGAAAACGCGGAGATCCCCCAGCCTTGGCCGGAGCGGTTGAGAATGTCGGGCGGTGCGCCCACGGTCAGCGAAGCGAGCAGTTCGTCCTGTCGGCTCCAGGCCTGGCTGCCACCGCCATCGGCACCCACCGCCAGGTCGGCGATCAGGCCAATGCCCATGCCGCTGGATTTGGCTGCGCTCTGGGCACGTTCCAGGCAGCGAGCGATCAACCATTGGCAAAAGGCGTGGAAGCCGATTTCATCGGCATTTTCTTCGGCAAAATGGCCCAAGGCCGTACTGCGCGGATCGCGCCATTCTTCCGGCCACTGCCGCCAGTCGAGGCTTTCGCCGCGGGCGGCGCGTTCGGCCTGCAAGGCCTCGAAGCGGCAATGGTTCTCCAGGGCTTCGCCGCTGGTGTGACGGAAACTGCTGAAGTCTTCATGCAGCGGATGCTCGCCCTGGCTGAAGCCGTCGTAAAGGGCGCGCAGAATTTTCTGCTTGGCTTGGGCGGCGACCGGCCAGTCGATCAGTGGCTGCTCTTCCAGGGTACGCAGTTGATTGGTCAGGCCGGTGGCGTCGATGGCGGTGCGCAGGGCGCGTTCGCCGAGGATGGTCCCCGGCGCCGCGTACAGGCTGTTGAGAAACAGTCGGCTCGACGGTGAGTAGGGGCTGTAGCGCCCGGTGTCGCTACTGAACATGGCATGCATCGGGCTGATGGCAATGGCCTCGGCCCCGCGCTCGCCGGCCACCCGTGCCAGTTCCTCCAGGGCTTGGGTATCACCGAAGCCGCCGTCACCGGGACGCCTGAGGGCATACAGTTGTGCGCTCAGGCCCCAGGCCCGTGGCGTCGGGTCGTCCACCGCATCGGCCACGCTGTAGCAACGGGCCGGTGCGACGGCGAGGGTGAAATGCTGGTCCTGGATGCTGACATGCTGATAACCCACTGGGACCATCCCCGGCAGCTTGGCGTCGGCATCGAGGTTCAGGTTCAGTGTCGCGCCATCTTCGAGTTTGATTTCGCAAGGCGTCCCCGCCTCGAAGTAGCGGCTCAAGTCCAGGCTGGCCCCGACGTCGGCGGTGATCAGCGGTGGCAATTGATGGTTCTGTTGAGCTTCCTGCAACTGCAGCAGGCTGGCGTCGATTTCCTGGGCGCTGCCGGCTGGGTGGCCCAGGCCGGTAAGGACCGAGCGCAAGACGGCCGGCGAGACTTTCTGGGCCCGGCCATTGGCATCGATCCAATCCACCGCCAGG harbors:
- the malQ gene encoding 4-alpha-glucanotransferase, with amino-acid sequence MSDAQLEILAARAGLAVDWIDANGRAQKVSPAVLRSVLTGLGHPAGSAQEIDASLLQLQEAQQNHQLPPLITADVGASLDLSRYFEAGTPCEIKLEDGATLNLNLDADAKLPGMVPVGYQHVSIQDQHFTLAVAPARCYSVADAVDDPTPRAWGLSAQLYALRRPGDGGFGDTQALEELARVAGERGAEAIAISPMHAMFSSDTGRYSPYSPSSRLFLNSLYAAPGTILGERALRTAIDATGLTNQLRTLEEQPLIDWPVAAQAKQKILRALYDGFSQGEHPLHEDFSSFRHTSGEALENHCRFEALQAERAARGESLDWRQWPEEWRDPRSTALGHFAEENADEIGFHAFCQWLIARCLERAQSAAKSSGMGIGLIADLAVGADGGGSQAWSRQDELLASLTVGAPPDILNRSGQGWGISAFSPEGLVRNGFRAFIEMLRANFAHAGGLRIDHVMGLQRLWVIPNDAPPSDGAYLYYPVDDLLRLLALESHRHQAIVLGEDLGTVPDGLREKLSARSILGMRVLLFEQDNTHFKPILDWPDNALATTSTHDLPTLNGWWHGHDIDWNARLDLIDSHTEMDWRKHREREREGLRQVLNQDPQNFREEHRETDQVLDASVRFLGHTRAPLVLLPLEDALGIEEQANLPGTIDTHPNWRRRLTQQSQALLDDPDAARRLEILACARLQANERDR